In one Myxocyprinus asiaticus isolate MX2 ecotype Aquarium Trade chromosome 1, UBuf_Myxa_2, whole genome shotgun sequence genomic region, the following are encoded:
- the LOC127445779 gene encoding CUGBP Elav-like family member 1 isoform X4: MASFKLDFLPEMMVDHCSLNSSPVTKKMNGSLDHPDQPDIDAMKMFVGQIPRTWSEDQLRELFEPYGAVYEINVLQDRSQNPPQSKGCCFVTYYTRKSALEAQNALHNMKILPGMHHPIQMKPADSEKNNAIEDRKLFIGMISKKCSENDIRLMFSPYGQIEECRILRGPDGLSRGCAFVTFTARQMAQSAIKSMHQSQKMEGCSSPIVVKFADTQKDKEQKCIAQQLQQQMQQLNAASMWGNLTGLNSLGPQYLALLQQSASSGNALNNLHPMSGLNAMQNLAALAAAASATQATPTGSSALTTSSSPLSVLTSSGMPSGQHAQSAWDAYKAGSSPTSSNSSSVNPMASLGALQSLAAGAGAGLNMNSLASMAALNGGLGGGGLSNGSGSTMEALTQAAYSGIQQYAAAALPSLYSQSLLSQQNVSAAGSQKEGPEGANLFIYHLPQEFGDQDLLQMFMPFGNVISAKVFIDKQTNLSKCFGFVSYDNPVSSQAAIQSMNGFQIGMKRLKVQLKRSKNDSKPY; the protein is encoded by the exons AACAAAGAAGATGAATGGGTCTCTGGACCACCCAGACCAGCCTGACATTGATGCTATGAAGATGTTTGTGGGTCAGATCCCCCGGACGTGGTCAGAGGATCAGCTGCGTGAGCTGTTTGAGCCCTATGGTGCAGTCTATGAAATCAATGTTCTTCAGGACAGGAGTCAGAACCCCCCACAGAGTAAAG gttgttgttttgtcacatattACACCCGTAAATCTGCATTAGAAGCACAAAATGCCCTTCACAACATGAAGATTCTTCCAGGG ATGCATCATCCCATTCAAATGAAGCCTGCAGACAGCGAGAAGAACAATG CGATAGAAgacagaaagctgtttattggaATGATTTCAAAGAAGTGCAGTGAGAATGACATCAGGCTCATGTTTTCACCTTACGGTCAAATTGAAGAGTGCCGCATACTCCGAGGCCCTGACGGACTGAGCCGTG GCTGTGCCTTCGTCACATTCACAGCTAGACAGATGGCCCAGTCTGCAATCAAATCCATGCACCAGTCACAAAAAATGGAG GGCTGCTCTTCTCCCATCGTAGTGAAGTTTGCAGACACGCAGAAGGATAAAGAACAGAAATGTATCGCTCAGCAGCTGCAGCAACAGATGCAACAGCtcaatgctgcctccatgtggggaAACCTTACAGGACTCAACTCACTGGGGCCACAGTACCTTGCA CTTCTACAACAGTCTGCATCCTCTGGAAATGCGCTCAACAATCTCCATCCTATGTCAG GTCTGAATGCCATGCAGAATCTGGCTGCATTAGCAGCAGCAGCGAGTGCTACACAGGCAACGCCCACAGGTAGCAGCGCTCTGACCACCTCCAGCTCCCCCCTCAGCGTCCTCACCAGCTCAGGTATGCCCTCCGGACAGCACGCTCAATCTGCCTGGGACGCCTACAAGG CAGGCTCTTCTCCAACCTCTAGTAATAGTTCATCTGTGAACCCCATGGCATCTTTAGGTGCTCTTCAGTCTCTTGCTGCGGGTGCTGGAGCAGGTCTCAATATGAACTCCCTAGCAA GCATGGCTGCTCTGAATGGTGGTCTGGGCGGTGGGGGTCTCTCTAATGGCTCTGGCAGTACTATGGAGGCTCTGACTCAGGCAGCCTATTCTGGGATCCAGCAATATGCTGCTGCCGCTCTGCCCAGCCTCTACAGCCAGAGTTTACTGTCCCAGCAGAACGTTAGTGCAGCCGGGAGCCAGAAGGAAG GCCCAGAGGGAGCCAATTTGTTCATCTACCACCTGCCACAGGAGTTTGGTGATCAGGATCTGCTACAAATGTTTATGCCTTTTGGTAATGTTATCTCTGCCAAGGTCTTCATCGACAAACAGACCAACCTTAGCAAGTGTTTTG gctttgTAAGTTATGATAATCCAGTTTCGTCCCAGGCGGCTATTCAGTCAATGAACGGTTTTCAGATTGGAATGAAGCGGCTGAAGGTGCAACTTAAACGATCTAAAAACGACAGCAAGCCATACTGA
- the LOC127445779 gene encoding CUGBP Elav-like family member 1 isoform X1 — MDSIDAETLYLTTAQNGQPQCELSLPAVEVPALGGTKKMNGSLDHPDQPDIDAMKMFVGQIPRTWSEDQLRELFEPYGAVYEINVLQDRSQNPPQSKGCCFVTYYTRKSALEAQNALHNMKILPGMHHPIQMKPADSEKNNAIEDRKLFIGMISKKCSENDIRLMFSPYGQIEECRILRGPDGLSRGCAFVTFTARQMAQSAIKSMHQSQKMEGCSSPIVVKFADTQKDKEQKCIAQQLQQQMQQLNAASMWGNLTGLNSLGPQYLALYLQLLQQSASSGNALNNLHPMSGLNAMQNLAALAAAASATQATPTGSSALTTSSSPLSVLTSSGMPSGQHAQSAWDAYKAGSSPTSSNSSSVNPMASLGALQSLAAGAGAGLNMNSLASMAALNGGLGGGGLSNGSGSTMEALTQAAYSGIQQYAAAALPSLYSQSLLSQQNVSAAGSQKEGPEGANLFIYHLPQEFGDQDLLQMFMPFGNVISAKVFIDKQTNLSKCFGFVSYDNPVSSQAAIQSMNGFQIGMKRLKVQLKRSKNDSKPY; from the exons AACAAAGAAGATGAATGGGTCTCTGGACCACCCAGACCAGCCTGACATTGATGCTATGAAGATGTTTGTGGGTCAGATCCCCCGGACGTGGTCAGAGGATCAGCTGCGTGAGCTGTTTGAGCCCTATGGTGCAGTCTATGAAATCAATGTTCTTCAGGACAGGAGTCAGAACCCCCCACAGAGTAAAG gttgttgttttgtcacatattACACCCGTAAATCTGCATTAGAAGCACAAAATGCCCTTCACAACATGAAGATTCTTCCAGGG ATGCATCATCCCATTCAAATGAAGCCTGCAGACAGCGAGAAGAACAATG CGATAGAAgacagaaagctgtttattggaATGATTTCAAAGAAGTGCAGTGAGAATGACATCAGGCTCATGTTTTCACCTTACGGTCAAATTGAAGAGTGCCGCATACTCCGAGGCCCTGACGGACTGAGCCGTG GCTGTGCCTTCGTCACATTCACAGCTAGACAGATGGCCCAGTCTGCAATCAAATCCATGCACCAGTCACAAAAAATGGAG GGCTGCTCTTCTCCCATCGTAGTGAAGTTTGCAGACACGCAGAAGGATAAAGAACAGAAATGTATCGCTCAGCAGCTGCAGCAACAGATGCAACAGCtcaatgctgcctccatgtggggaAACCTTACAGGACTCAACTCACTGGGGCCACAGTACCTTGCA CTTTATTTGCAGCTTCTACAACAGTCTGCATCCTCTGGAAATGCGCTCAACAATCTCCATCCTATGTCAG GTCTGAATGCCATGCAGAATCTGGCTGCATTAGCAGCAGCAGCGAGTGCTACACAGGCAACGCCCACAGGTAGCAGCGCTCTGACCACCTCCAGCTCCCCCCTCAGCGTCCTCACCAGCTCAGGTATGCCCTCCGGACAGCACGCTCAATCTGCCTGGGACGCCTACAAGG CAGGCTCTTCTCCAACCTCTAGTAATAGTTCATCTGTGAACCCCATGGCATCTTTAGGTGCTCTTCAGTCTCTTGCTGCGGGTGCTGGAGCAGGTCTCAATATGAACTCCCTAGCAA GCATGGCTGCTCTGAATGGTGGTCTGGGCGGTGGGGGTCTCTCTAATGGCTCTGGCAGTACTATGGAGGCTCTGACTCAGGCAGCCTATTCTGGGATCCAGCAATATGCTGCTGCCGCTCTGCCCAGCCTCTACAGCCAGAGTTTACTGTCCCAGCAGAACGTTAGTGCAGCCGGGAGCCAGAAGGAAG GCCCAGAGGGAGCCAATTTGTTCATCTACCACCTGCCACAGGAGTTTGGTGATCAGGATCTGCTACAAATGTTTATGCCTTTTGGTAATGTTATCTCTGCCAAGGTCTTCATCGACAAACAGACCAACCTTAGCAAGTGTTTTG gctttgTAAGTTATGATAATCCAGTTTCGTCCCAGGCGGCTATTCAGTCAATGAACGGTTTTCAGATTGGAATGAAGCGGCTGAAGGTGCAACTTAAACGATCTAAAAACGACAGCAAGCCATACTGA
- the LOC127445779 gene encoding CUGBP Elav-like family member 1 isoform X10, giving the protein MDSIDAETLYLTTAQNGQPQCELSLPAVEVPALGGTKKMNGSLDHPDQPDIDAMKMFVGQIPRTWSEDQLRELFEPYGAVYEINVLQDRSQNPPQSKGCCFVTYYTRKSALEAQNALHNMKILPGMHHPIQMKPADSEKNNAIEDRKLFIGMISKKCSENDIRLMFSPYGQIEECRILRGPDGLSRGCAFVTFTARQMAQSAIKSMHQSQKMEGCSSPIVVKFADTQKDKEQKCIAQQLQQQMQQLNAASMWGNLTGLNSLGPQYLALYLQLLQQSASSGNALNNLHPMSGLNAMQNLAALAAAASATQATPTGSSALTTSSSPLSVLTSSGMPSGQHAQSAWDAYKAGSSPTSSNSSSVNPMASLGALQSLAAGAGAGLNMNSLASMAALNGGLGGGGLSNGSGSTMEALTQAAYSGIQQYAAAALPSLYSQSLLSQQNVSAAGSQKEASHNQSMGKRS; this is encoded by the exons AACAAAGAAGATGAATGGGTCTCTGGACCACCCAGACCAGCCTGACATTGATGCTATGAAGATGTTTGTGGGTCAGATCCCCCGGACGTGGTCAGAGGATCAGCTGCGTGAGCTGTTTGAGCCCTATGGTGCAGTCTATGAAATCAATGTTCTTCAGGACAGGAGTCAGAACCCCCCACAGAGTAAAG gttgttgttttgtcacatattACACCCGTAAATCTGCATTAGAAGCACAAAATGCCCTTCACAACATGAAGATTCTTCCAGGG ATGCATCATCCCATTCAAATGAAGCCTGCAGACAGCGAGAAGAACAATG CGATAGAAgacagaaagctgtttattggaATGATTTCAAAGAAGTGCAGTGAGAATGACATCAGGCTCATGTTTTCACCTTACGGTCAAATTGAAGAGTGCCGCATACTCCGAGGCCCTGACGGACTGAGCCGTG GCTGTGCCTTCGTCACATTCACAGCTAGACAGATGGCCCAGTCTGCAATCAAATCCATGCACCAGTCACAAAAAATGGAG GGCTGCTCTTCTCCCATCGTAGTGAAGTTTGCAGACACGCAGAAGGATAAAGAACAGAAATGTATCGCTCAGCAGCTGCAGCAACAGATGCAACAGCtcaatgctgcctccatgtggggaAACCTTACAGGACTCAACTCACTGGGGCCACAGTACCTTGCA CTTTATTTGCAGCTTCTACAACAGTCTGCATCCTCTGGAAATGCGCTCAACAATCTCCATCCTATGTCAG GTCTGAATGCCATGCAGAATCTGGCTGCATTAGCAGCAGCAGCGAGTGCTACACAGGCAACGCCCACAGGTAGCAGCGCTCTGACCACCTCCAGCTCCCCCCTCAGCGTCCTCACCAGCTCAGGTATGCCCTCCGGACAGCACGCTCAATCTGCCTGGGACGCCTACAAGG CAGGCTCTTCTCCAACCTCTAGTAATAGTTCATCTGTGAACCCCATGGCATCTTTAGGTGCTCTTCAGTCTCTTGCTGCGGGTGCTGGAGCAGGTCTCAATATGAACTCCCTAGCAA GCATGGCTGCTCTGAATGGTGGTCTGGGCGGTGGGGGTCTCTCTAATGGCTCTGGCAGTACTATGGAGGCTCTGACTCAGGCAGCCTATTCTGGGATCCAGCAATATGCTGCTGCCGCTCTGCCCAGCCTCTACAGCCAGAGTTTACTGTCCCAGCAGAACGTTAGTGCAGCCGGGAGCCAGAAGGAAG CAAGTCACAATCAGAGCATGGGTAAGAGATCATAA